A stretch of the Cytobacillus luteolus genome encodes the following:
- a CDS encoding ABC transporter permease subunit, translated as MFQSIPDFLIVIVIQWLVIFMFPSVKILSQANWYSFVLPGILVAIYPMMYVSRITSASIASQEGLPYIQVARAKGFTKRRVMYKHILKNSIGTILGHITSLMIYILSNLLIVEYLFGYEGIAYRLFVAMGITKAIAFGRGPIYEDALIVGIGICFMLTITLAQVIGYLAKKQLKLQ; from the coding sequence TTGTTTCAATCGATACCAGACTTTCTGATTGTCATCGTTATCCAATGGCTCGTCATTTTTATGTTTCCATCTGTAAAAATATTAAGTCAAGCGAATTGGTATAGCTTTGTCCTACCGGGTATTTTAGTAGCGATTTATCCGATGATGTATGTGTCTCGAATTACCTCAGCATCTATCGCTAGTCAAGAGGGTCTTCCTTATATCCAAGTTGCGAGGGCGAAGGGTTTTACAAAAAGAAGAGTAATGTATAAGCATATACTAAAGAATAGTATTGGAACAATCTTAGGTCATATAACATCATTAATGATTTATATACTATCGAATTTGTTAATTGTGGAATACCTTTTTGGATATGAAGGAATAGCTTATCGTCTATTTGTAGCAATGGGTATTACTAAAGCAATTGCTTTTGGTCGTGGACCAATCTATGAAGATGCTTTAATAGTTGGAATTGGAATTTGCTTTATGTTAACTATTACATTAGCCCAAGTTATTGGTTATTTGGCTAAGAAGCAATTGAAGCTGCAGTAG
- a CDS encoding ABC transporter permease has protein sequence MKNYYLVTGIVMTTVLVVFMLFGPLLPFVDSSLEGERVKILGQGNIVTAPYAPSKEYLLGSDREGRDILSLIVMGTKDTLLLIFSITLLRYIVAVPLALAGSKNKGPVSWLLNSWNQLFSSLPVIFSAIILVNLPFLVFSENRFFWCVVILAFIEVGRVGYILQQQAHTLSKSPFVEAGITIGVSPLGIYSRYYVPNLLPDIIVNFFIDLGRVTLLIGQLGIFSIFITQEFVQLNYGSGEIINTNINWTTLLGDPRTDVLKAAWIPLFPALAITFTILTFNILGEGLRQHFNRKTV, from the coding sequence ATGAAAAACTATTATTTAGTAACAGGAATTGTAATGACAACCGTATTAGTAGTTTTTATGTTATTTGGCCCCCTGCTGCCATTCGTTGATTCGAGCTTGGAAGGGGAACGAGTAAAAATATTAGGGCAGGGCAACATTGTAACTGCTCCTTATGCACCTTCAAAGGAATATCTACTTGGATCGGACCGCGAAGGGAGAGATATTTTAAGTTTAATTGTAATGGGTACAAAGGATACTTTGTTACTTATTTTTTCAATAACTCTATTAAGGTACATAGTAGCAGTACCATTAGCTTTAGCAGGTTCAAAAAACAAAGGACCAGTTTCATGGCTTTTGAACTCATGGAACCAGTTGTTTTCTTCCCTCCCAGTCATATTTTCAGCAATCATTTTGGTAAACCTCCCATTTTTAGTCTTTAGTGAGAACAGGTTTTTCTGGTGCGTTGTAATTTTGGCTTTTATAGAGGTCGGAAGAGTTGGGTATATCCTACAACAACAAGCCCATACACTTTCTAAATCGCCTTTTGTTGAAGCTGGAATTACAATTGGGGTAAGCCCTTTAGGGATTTATTCAAGATATTATGTACCGAATTTACTGCCGGACATAATTGTAAACTTCTTTATTGATTTAGGTAGAGTAACTTTGTTAATAGGTCAATTAGGAATATTTAGTATATTTATAACACAGGAATTTGTTCAACTTAACTATGGGTCTGGAGAGATTATTAACACGAATATAAATTGGACTACATTATTAGGAGATCCACGTACAGATGTATTAAAAGCTGCTTGGATACCTCTATTCCCGGCACTTGCCATTACCTTTACAATCTTGACCTTCAATATATTAGGTGAAGGGCTAAGACAACACTTTAATCGTAAAACAGTCTAG
- a CDS encoding DUF2268 domain-containing protein, whose protein sequence is MTIVRTDKWLVDLYDKPLEICERIKFSQSDVSIEEIYDYLIMNGMYRPVRGGEEVVKKLRDNNVWKTVYMEEKKLKKEWDGPTIPIYIFPSDSKNSQISNEYNGKSGLAFKDKLFLFLSNKNTDNEIKALFTHEYNHICRLKKCKKKESDYTLGDTIILEGLAECAVKERFGEEYLAPYLRYYSETQLEEMWNTIIKRNASIKKSSKEHNRFLYGQKLLPKMIGYCVGYHLVNKLMTEQRASIKELLGFNTEEFIK, encoded by the coding sequence ATGACGATTGTAAGAACAGACAAGTGGCTTGTAGATTTGTATGATAAACCTTTAGAGATTTGTGAAAGAATTAAATTTTCACAATCAGATGTATCTATAGAAGAAATTTATGATTACTTAATTATGAATGGAATGTATCGGCCTGTTAGAGGGGGTGAAGAGGTAGTAAAAAAATTAAGGGATAATAATGTGTGGAAAACCGTCTATATGGAAGAAAAAAAGCTAAAAAAAGAATGGGATGGACCAACGATTCCAATTTACATTTTTCCATCTGATAGTAAAAATAGCCAAATAAGTAATGAGTATAATGGAAAGTCTGGGTTAGCCTTCAAAGATAAACTATTTTTATTTTTATCAAATAAAAATACTGACAATGAAATTAAGGCACTGTTTACACATGAATACAATCATATTTGTCGGTTAAAAAAATGTAAGAAGAAAGAAAGTGATTACACCCTAGGAGACACGATTATTTTAGAAGGTCTAGCTGAGTGTGCTGTAAAGGAACGTTTTGGTGAAGAATATCTTGCCCCATATCTTAGGTATTACTCAGAAACTCAGCTGGAGGAGATGTGGAATACTATAATAAAACGGAATGCTTCTATTAAGAAGTCATCAAAGGAACATAACCGCTTCTTGTATGGACAAAAATTATTACCAAAGATGATAGGATATTGTGTAGGATATCATTTAGTGAATAAATTAATGACAGAACAAAGAGCGAGCATAAAGGAATTACTAGGCTTTAATACAGAAGAATTTATTAAATAA
- a CDS encoding ABC transporter ATP-binding protein — MLEVKDLKTGFDIDGDFYHAVDGVSFSVKPRQIVGIVGESGCGKSVMSLSIMKLLPKGIGRIAGGEVVFQGKNIESLSENEMNSIRGKDISMIFQEPMTSLNPVFTIGFQLEEIMLNHMNISKKEVRERAITLLQSVGISRPEKIVDEYPHQLSGGMRQRVMIAIAIACQPKLLIADEPTTALDVTVQAQILELLKSIQEKNDMSIILITHDLGVVAEMCDEVIVMYAGKIVERTNVDNLFHNPQHPYTKLLMASIPRMDEVVEELATIKGIVPSLKNMPQVGCRFVDRCPSATAECRTVTPKLAEVESGHEVSCLLYESSYPKESVR; from the coding sequence ATGCTTGAAGTGAAAGACCTAAAGACAGGATTCGATATAGACGGAGATTTTTATCATGCGGTTGATGGAGTATCGTTTTCGGTAAAGCCTCGCCAAATTGTCGGAATAGTTGGTGAATCTGGTTGTGGTAAAAGTGTAATGTCACTTTCTATTATGAAGCTTCTACCTAAAGGGATCGGAAGAATTGCTGGTGGTGAAGTAGTATTCCAAGGAAAGAACATTGAGAGTTTATCAGAAAATGAGATGAATAGCATCCGAGGTAAAGATATTAGTATGATCTTCCAGGAGCCGATGACTTCCTTAAATCCAGTTTTCACAATTGGATTCCAGTTAGAAGAAATCATGCTAAATCATATGAACATATCTAAAAAGGAAGTTAGAGAACGTGCGATTACTCTTCTACAGAGTGTTGGAATCTCTAGACCTGAGAAAATTGTAGATGAGTATCCTCACCAATTGTCAGGTGGAATGAGACAAAGGGTTATGATTGCAATTGCAATCGCCTGTCAACCAAAGCTATTAATTGCTGATGAGCCAACAACTGCTCTTGATGTAACGGTACAAGCCCAAATACTTGAGTTGCTAAAGAGTATTCAAGAAAAGAACGATATGTCAATCATTCTAATCACTCATGATCTTGGTGTTGTAGCTGAAATGTGTGATGAGGTTATTGTTATGTACGCTGGGAAAATAGTTGAGCGCACAAACGTAGATAACCTATTCCACAACCCACAGCATCCTTACACTAAATTATTAATGGCTTCTATTCCAAGAATGGATGAAGTAGTTGAAGAATTAGCAACAATTAAAGGGATTGTACCATCCTTGAAAAATATGCCACAAGTTGGCTGTCGATTTGTTGATAGATGTCCTTCTGCAACAGCGGAATGTAGAACTGTTACTCCTAAGCTAGCTGAAGTAGAGAGTGGACATGAGGTATCGTGCTTACTTTATGAAAGCAGTTATCCTAAAGAGAGTGTGAGGTAA
- a CDS encoding ABC transporter ATP-binding protein — protein sequence MSNTTLNEKENLLEVKNLKTYYPIKGGFFRKTVAHVKAVDDVSLEIKNGETLGLVGESGCGKSTTGRTIMRLLEPTDGQILFDGKDITELRGKSLRDIRKDIQMVFQDPYASLNPMQMVGDIVSEPIMNFTNKSLKSLKDEVMELLKKVGLPEDAYYKYAHEFSGGQRQRIGIARALALRPKLIIADEPVSALDVSVQSQVLNLLKELQDEFDLTFLFIAHDLSVVKHMSDRIGVMYLGNIVEIAEKASIYDEPLHPYTQALISAIPVPDPRKKSQRIILEGDVPSPANPPSGCPFHPRCPQAIAECSASKPQLKEVKPGHRVACHLY from the coding sequence ATGAGTAATACAACACTTAATGAAAAAGAAAATTTATTAGAAGTTAAAAATTTAAAAACCTACTATCCTATTAAAGGTGGTTTCTTTAGAAAAACAGTAGCACATGTAAAAGCAGTGGATGATGTATCTCTTGAAATTAAAAATGGGGAAACGTTAGGACTTGTAGGTGAGTCAGGCTGTGGTAAGTCTACAACCGGTAGAACGATTATGAGACTACTAGAACCAACAGATGGTCAAATCTTATTTGATGGTAAAGATATCACTGAATTAAGAGGGAAATCATTAAGAGACATCAGAAAAGATATCCAAATGGTATTCCAGGATCCATATGCATCTTTAAATCCAATGCAAATGGTTGGAGATATTGTTTCTGAGCCAATTATGAACTTTACAAATAAGTCGTTAAAGTCACTAAAAGATGAAGTAATGGAGCTTCTTAAAAAGGTAGGATTACCTGAAGATGCCTATTATAAATATGCACATGAATTCTCCGGTGGACAAAGACAACGTATAGGTATTGCTCGTGCGTTAGCTCTTAGACCAAAGCTAATAATAGCGGATGAGCCAGTATCTGCACTTGATGTATCGGTGCAATCACAAGTACTTAACCTGTTAAAAGAGTTACAAGATGAGTTCGATTTAACTTTCCTTTTCATTGCACATGATTTAAGTGTTGTTAAACACATGAGTGATCGAATTGGAGTTATGTATCTAGGTAATATCGTTGAAATCGCTGAAAAGGCAAGTATCTATGATGAACCTTTACATCCTTATACACAGGCCTTAATTTCTGCGATACCAGTTCCTGACCCAAGAAAGAAAAGCCAGCGTATTATTTTAGAGGGGGATGTTCCAAGCCCGGCAAATCCGCCAAGTGGCTGCCCATTCCACCCACGCTGCCCACAAGCTATAGCTGAATGTTCAGCATCGAAACCTCAATTAAAGGAGGTGAAGCCAGGGCATAGAGTCGCTTGTCACTTATATTAA